From a single Intestinibaculum porci genomic region:
- a CDS encoding 6-phosphofructokinase — MSLRVGILTSGGDCQALNATMRGLAKTLYAQVKDVEIIGFKNGYKGLMYEDYIKMSPRDFSGIINQGGTILGSSRCPFKKMQVIEDGFDKVKAMKKTYAKLNLDALAVLGGNGSLKSANLLAQQGLNVIGLPKTIDNDTYGTDYTFGFQSAIDVATRYLDDIHSTAQSHSRIFVVEVMGHKVGHITLAAGLATGCEIILLPEIPYDINVIAKKIKERNKKGKKFTIIAAAEGAISKEDATLSKKKYKAKVAARGGHSVVEEIARDLQAIMPEAEIRTSVIGHAQRGGEPDAYDRMISTRFGIEGARLIMNRSFGQLVVLKQGEVGSIPLQDTAGKLKYVDPEGKTVKNARLMGVSFGDR, encoded by the coding sequence ATGAGTTTACGAGTAGGCATTTTAACAAGCGGTGGCGACTGTCAAGCGCTCAACGCGACGATGCGCGGATTGGCGAAGACCCTTTATGCCCAAGTCAAGGATGTGGAAATCATTGGCTTTAAAAATGGATATAAAGGCTTGATGTATGAAGACTACATCAAGATGAGTCCGAGAGATTTCTCTGGCATTATTAACCAGGGTGGTACGATCTTAGGATCATCACGCTGTCCGTTTAAGAAAATGCAAGTGATTGAAGATGGCTTTGATAAAGTCAAAGCGATGAAAAAAACATATGCAAAACTGAATCTGGATGCTTTAGCAGTCCTGGGCGGTAATGGCTCTTTAAAGAGTGCCAATCTGTTAGCGCAGCAGGGCTTAAATGTCATCGGCTTGCCAAAGACTATTGACAATGATACCTATGGTACGGATTATACCTTTGGTTTCCAGTCTGCCATTGATGTGGCGACGCGTTATCTGGATGATATCCATTCTACGGCGCAGTCGCATTCACGGATCTTTGTCGTCGAAGTCATGGGCCATAAAGTTGGTCATATTACCTTAGCCGCTGGTTTGGCAACGGGCTGTGAAATTATCCTTTTGCCAGAAATTCCTTATGACATTAATGTGATTGCGAAAAAGATTAAGGAACGTAATAAAAAAGGCAAGAAATTTACCATTATTGCGGCCGCTGAAGGGGCGATCTCGAAAGAAGATGCAACCTTATCAAAGAAAAAGTACAAAGCCAAAGTGGCAGCCCGCGGCGGCCATAGCGTCGTTGAAGAAATTGCGCGCGATCTTCAGGCGATTATGCCAGAGGCAGAAATTCGTACTTCAGTCATTGGTCATGCGCAGCGTGGCGGTGAACCAGATGCCTATGATCGTATGATTTCTACCCGCTTTGGTATTGAAGGGGCACGTCTGATCATGAACCGTTCGTTTGGTCAGTTAGTTGTCTTAAAGCAGGGCGAAGTTGGCTCTATTCCATTACAGGATACCGCTGGTAAACTCAAATATGTCGATCCCGAAGGCAAGACTGTTAAGAATGCCCGTCTGATGGGTGTATCCTTTGGCGATCGGTAA
- the ppk1 gene encoding polyphosphate kinase 1, with translation MNECTDNRELSWLKFNDRVLLQGKDPGVPLAERLSFISIYQTNLDEFFRVRLGSLYDTMLFYPAARENKTNMTSEEQLKACFTKIRSLNKKKDRIYEKAMEQLDEYGFHLVKYADLTSKEDEKYLTMYFDRQILPLISPQVISKRQPFPFLNNGELYIAAQLESKKGKRKLGIISIVHTEDGRLIHLPSGAFILLEDVLFHFLPKIFAHQKVIKASVIRVTRSADIDEEEIEDHHDYRSMMESLIKQRRKLRPLRLEYTEGLDELELEMLAKFLDLDMKQLFPSKSPLEFSFFGEVRDFLKGSHPELFYVPNIPKNSPLVENRTPMIKQVLKHDIFLAYPFESMAPFLRMLDEAASDPNVASIKMTLYRVAKNSKVVKALIKAVENGKEVTVLVELRARFDEENNIYQSKALEAAGAHVIYGLDGYKVHSKLCLITYRDKSEVKYITQIGTGNYNEKTAQFYTDLCLITAKREIGEDANNVFNHLAQGQTIHDVKELMVAPHSMMNKICALIDEQIALAKAGKEAYVGFKCNSVTSRTMIDKLIEASQAGVKIDMVVRGICCILPGVPGYTDHINIISIVGRYLEHSRIYIFGAQNPKVYISSADLMTRNLERRVEIAAPVYDPKIKQTILNMFKCMLADNVKACKLLSNGKYKRIKNKNPEMNCQEHFFKKKI, from the coding sequence ATGAACGAATGTACAGATAACCGAGAATTATCTTGGCTGAAATTTAATGATCGTGTGTTATTACAGGGGAAGGACCCAGGGGTGCCTCTCGCTGAAAGATTAAGTTTTATTTCGATTTACCAGACGAACCTGGATGAATTCTTCCGTGTGCGTCTTGGGTCATTGTATGATACGATGCTGTTTTATCCAGCAGCGCGGGAAAACAAGACGAATATGACGTCTGAAGAACAGTTAAAAGCTTGCTTTACTAAGATTCGCAGTCTTAATAAAAAGAAAGATCGCATTTATGAAAAAGCGATGGAACAGCTAGATGAGTATGGTTTTCATCTTGTGAAATACGCTGATTTAACAAGTAAAGAAGATGAAAAATATTTAACAATGTATTTTGATCGGCAAATTCTGCCGCTTATTTCTCCACAGGTGATTTCTAAAAGACAGCCTTTCCCATTCTTAAATAACGGTGAACTGTATATTGCTGCGCAGCTGGAAAGCAAGAAAGGGAAACGTAAATTAGGGATTATTTCGATTGTTCATACTGAAGATGGTCGGCTGATTCATTTACCAAGCGGGGCTTTCATTCTTTTAGAGGATGTGCTTTTCCATTTCTTGCCGAAAATCTTTGCCCATCAGAAAGTGATCAAAGCCAGTGTCATCAGAGTGACCCGCAGTGCCGATATTGATGAAGAAGAGATTGAAGATCATCATGATTATCGTTCGATGATGGAATCTCTGATTAAACAAAGAAGAAAACTGCGTCCTTTAAGACTGGAATATACCGAAGGCTTAGATGAGTTAGAATTAGAGATGCTCGCTAAATTCTTAGATTTGGATATGAAACAGTTATTCCCAAGCAAGTCGCCATTAGAATTCTCATTCTTTGGCGAAGTGCGTGATTTCTTAAAAGGCTCTCATCCTGAATTATTCTATGTCCCTAATATTCCTAAGAACTCACCATTAGTGGAAAATCGTACACCAATGATTAAACAGGTCCTCAAACATGATATCTTCTTAGCTTATCCGTTTGAATCGATGGCGCCATTTTTAAGAATGTTAGATGAAGCGGCCAGTGATCCAAATGTAGCCAGCATTAAGATGACACTTTATCGTGTGGCGAAGAATTCGAAAGTTGTCAAAGCCTTAATCAAAGCGGTGGAAAATGGTAAAGAAGTGACGGTCTTAGTAGAATTAAGAGCACGTTTTGATGAAGAAAACAACATTTATCAGTCCAAAGCTTTAGAAGCGGCGGGAGCCCATGTCATCTATGGCTTAGATGGCTATAAAGTGCATAGTAAATTATGTCTGATTACTTATCGTGATAAATCAGAAGTGAAATATATTACCCAGATCGGAACGGGCAACTACAACGAAAAGACGGCTCAGTTCTATACGGATTTATGTCTGATTACGGCCAAACGGGAAATTGGCGAAGATGCCAATAACGTCTTTAACCATTTGGCTCAGGGCCAGACCATTCACGATGTAAAAGAATTAATGGTGGCGCCACATTCGATGATGAATAAAATCTGCGCATTAATTGATGAACAGATTGCCTTAGCGAAAGCAGGCAAAGAAGCATATGTGGGCTTTAAGTGCAACTCTGTCACGAGTCGAACGATGATTGACAAACTGATCGAGGCTTCCCAGGCGGGTGTGAAGATTGACATGGTGGTCCGCGGGATTTGCTGCATTTTACCAGGAGTGCCTGGTTATACCGATCATATTAATATTATCTCTATTGTCGGCCGTTACTTAGAGCACTCGCGTATTTATATCTTTGGCGCCCAGAATCCAAAAGTCTATATTTCTTCTGCTGATCTGATGACCCGTAACTTAGAGCGCCGCGTGGAAATTGCAGCGCCGGTTTATGATCCGAAGATCAAGCAGACGATTTTAAATATGTTCAAGTGTATGCTTGCCGATAACGTGAAAGCATGTAAGTTATTAAGTAACGGTAAATATAAACGTATTAAAAATAAGAATCCAGAAATGAACTGTCAGGAACATTTCTTTAAAAAGAAGATCTAA
- a CDS encoding LacI family DNA-binding transcriptional regulator, translating to MQKKITFDDIAKYTHFSKTTISRYFNHPETLTEKNRAIIKDALEKLNYHENKLAKVLANGKSEFIGIIVPNLSMHYYAEMLSHILATYQEFGYKFLVFESNDDPVMERQYISELIAYNIEGMIILSHCLSSQELSRLPIPIVTIERESQFLNGVTTDNYRGALIATSYLQSLNCDILIHINSELTPENPDYERTHGFLDICEKEHLPHQLIAQYLGATWDETNTIYEDLFQQIDTKYQGQKKGIFIANDTHANIFLNIVYRHYRNLPEDYNIIGFDDSSISREALIPITTIHQNIDTLSHAAMELLVDQIQNKKSKQLIHRQVEPSLIIRHTTH from the coding sequence ATGCAAAAAAAAATCACCTTTGATGATATCGCCAAATATACCCATTTCTCCAAAACAACCATATCCCGTTATTTTAATCATCCGGAAACCTTAACCGAGAAGAATCGTGCGATCATCAAAGACGCTTTAGAAAAACTCAACTATCATGAAAACAAACTTGCCAAAGTCTTAGCTAATGGCAAAAGTGAATTCATTGGTATTATCGTCCCAAACCTCTCGATGCATTACTACGCCGAAATGTTAAGTCATATTTTAGCCACTTATCAGGAATTTGGTTATAAATTTCTTGTCTTTGAAAGCAATGATGACCCCGTCATGGAACGCCAGTATATCAGTGAACTGATCGCCTATAATATTGAAGGCATGATCATCTTATCGCACTGTTTAAGCAGTCAGGAACTTTCCCGCTTACCAATTCCGATCGTCACGATCGAACGTGAATCACAGTTTTTAAATGGCGTCACCACCGATAACTATCGCGGCGCCCTCATTGCAACATCCTACCTGCAGTCTTTAAACTGCGATATTCTCATTCATATCAATAGTGAATTAACTCCCGAAAACCCGGATTATGAACGTACCCATGGCTTCTTGGATATCTGTGAGAAAGAGCATCTGCCTCACCAGCTGATCGCGCAATATTTAGGCGCTACCTGGGATGAAACCAATACTATTTATGAAGATCTCTTCCAGCAAATCGATACCAAATACCAAGGGCAAAAGAAAGGTATTTTTATTGCCAATGATACGCATGCCAATATCTTTTTAAATATCGTTTATCGACATTATCGGAATTTACCAGAAGATTATAATATCATCGGTTTTGATGATTCATCAATCTCACGGGAAGCGCTGATTCCCATTACAACCATTCATCAGAATATTGATACCCTCTCTCATGCCGCCATGGAATTATTAGTCGATCAGATTCAAAACAAAAAAAGCAAGCAGCTGATTCACCGTCAGGTAGAACCATCACTCATCATTCGTCACACGACCCATTAA
- a CDS encoding glycoside hydrolase family 32 protein — translation MQTLEKANQYIKEQPEDHSRPLFHVTAPTGWINDPNGFSLYQGEYHLFYQHYPYKDVWGPMHWGHAKTKDFITWEDLPVALAPDQPFDEEGCFSGSGLETPEGHVLVYTGLRKVNGEIEQNQCVAIGDGLHYQKLSENPVALGKQLPEGFSTEHFRDPKIWEKDGTYYLVAGNKNADNHGQIVLFTSTNLRDWQYKSVLACDEKGEIGVMWECPDFFPLDDTYVLLTSPQDMVATEEFHNGNNALWMRGRFDEEKGVFTKEVIGEVDDGIDFYAPQTLETADHRRIMIGWMQSWDNFMKPADQKWANMMSLPRELSMKDGHLIQKPVREINQYHQNVMVYAHQQCLGEMQLPYVKGRCLDMTVTIHSSNYHEFTIQFAKDKSHHVSFTYHKDKNMFELDRSYCGMIRDVVAIRRKALKVPYPELTMRVILDRYSAEIFINGGEQVFSTTFYTPLDAEDISFTSYDQVEFSVVKYDLVK, via the coding sequence ATGCAGACATTAGAAAAAGCGAATCAATATATCAAAGAGCAGCCTGAAGATCATTCACGACCACTCTTCCATGTCACTGCGCCGACGGGCTGGATCAATGATCCCAACGGCTTTTCCCTCTATCAGGGAGAATACCATTTATTTTACCAGCATTATCCTTATAAAGATGTCTGGGGACCAATGCACTGGGGCCATGCGAAGACGAAGGATTTTATCACTTGGGAAGATTTACCCGTTGCCTTAGCACCTGATCAGCCTTTTGATGAAGAAGGCTGTTTCAGCGGCAGCGGCCTGGAAACACCAGAAGGCCACGTACTTGTTTATACCGGCTTACGGAAAGTCAATGGCGAAATAGAACAGAACCAGTGCGTCGCGATCGGGGATGGCCTCCATTATCAAAAACTATCAGAAAATCCCGTCGCTTTGGGAAAGCAGCTGCCTGAAGGTTTTTCGACAGAACATTTCCGTGATCCCAAGATTTGGGAAAAAGACGGTACCTATTATTTAGTGGCAGGGAATAAGAATGCCGATAATCATGGACAAATCGTCTTATTCACTTCGACAAACTTACGTGACTGGCAGTATAAATCAGTACTGGCCTGCGATGAAAAAGGAGAAATTGGGGTGATGTGGGAGTGCCCGGATTTTTTCCCGCTTGATGATACGTATGTATTATTAACATCGCCGCAGGATATGGTCGCCACCGAAGAATTCCATAATGGTAATAACGCTTTATGGATGCGCGGCCGTTTTGATGAAGAGAAAGGTGTTTTCACTAAAGAAGTCATTGGGGAAGTCGATGATGGTATTGATTTTTATGCCCCGCAGACTTTAGAAACAGCGGATCATCGCCGGATTATGATTGGCTGGATGCAGTCTTGGGATAACTTTATGAAACCAGCAGATCAGAAATGGGCCAATATGATGAGTTTACCACGTGAACTTTCAATGAAAGACGGTCATCTGATTCAAAAACCAGTACGAGAAATCAATCAGTATCATCAAAATGTGATGGTCTATGCACACCAGCAATGTTTAGGGGAGATGCAGCTGCCTTATGTTAAAGGACGCTGCTTAGATATGACCGTAACCATTCATTCTTCAAATTATCATGAATTTACCATCCAGTTTGCGAAAGATAAAAGTCATCATGTGTCTTTCACTTATCATAAAGATAAGAACATGTTTGAACTCGATCGCAGCTACTGTGGCATGATTCGTGATGTTGTGGCGATTCGTCGGAAAGCTTTAAAAGTGCCTTATCCGGAATTGACGATGCGTGTGATCTTGGATCGTTATTCTGCAGAAATCTTTATTAATGGCGGGGAACAGGTCTTCTCAACCACTTTCTATACGCCTTTAGATGCAGAAGATATCAGCTTTACCTCATATGATCAGGTAGAATTTTCGGTTGTAAAATATGATTTAGTGAAGTAG
- a CDS encoding ABC transporter ATP-binding protein, whose amino-acid sequence MSFIELKNVCKQYKGADKKAVTNFNLEVEPKEFIAFVGPSGCGKSTTLRMIAGFEEISSGDLIIDGKRMNEVAPRDRGISMVFQNYALYPHMTVEKNISYGLKNMKVPKDEIKKKVDWAIDVLGLEEYRYRKPKNLSGGQRQRVALGRAIVKNQKLFLMDEPLSNLDAKLRVSMRTVISKLHRQIGATTIYVTHDQVEAMTMADRIVIMKDGVVQQIGKPMELYDHPVNKFVAGFIGSPQMNFFDVTVSGREVTFADGHKMQITQTVANKLQARNRKLTLGIRGEDIKVDNLNLDTFKDGIMHATINDTEIMGNENNLYFTFGNANVVARVSKYDVKNIGDDLSFIFEPAHIHFFDAETEETLI is encoded by the coding sequence ATGAGTTTTATCGAATTAAAGAATGTCTGCAAACAGTATAAAGGGGCAGACAAGAAAGCAGTTACGAACTTTAACTTAGAAGTTGAACCAAAAGAATTCATCGCTTTCGTCGGACCTTCCGGCTGTGGGAAATCAACCACTTTACGTATGATTGCGGGCTTTGAAGAAATCTCTTCGGGGGATTTGATCATTGATGGCAAACGTATGAATGAAGTTGCTCCTCGTGATCGTGGGATTTCGATGGTGTTCCAGAACTATGCCTTATATCCTCATATGACCGTTGAAAAGAACATCTCTTACGGCTTAAAGAATATGAAAGTACCAAAGGATGAAATCAAAAAGAAAGTTGACTGGGCGATTGATGTCTTAGGCTTAGAAGAATATCGTTACCGTAAACCGAAAAACTTATCTGGCGGGCAGCGTCAGCGTGTTGCTTTAGGTCGTGCGATTGTTAAAAATCAGAAGTTATTCTTAATGGATGAACCATTATCCAACTTGGATGCCAAATTACGTGTATCGATGCGTACGGTCATTTCTAAACTGCACCGTCAGATTGGCGCTACGACCATTTATGTCACCCATGATCAGGTTGAAGCGATGACGATGGCGGATCGTATTGTCATTATGAAAGATGGGGTTGTTCAGCAAATCGGCAAACCAATGGAATTATATGATCACCCTGTGAATAAATTCGTGGCAGGCTTTATCGGCTCACCACAGATGAACTTCTTTGATGTCACAGTGAGTGGTCGTGAAGTGACTTTTGCGGATGGTCATAAAATGCAGATCACACAGACTGTCGCCAATAAGCTGCAGGCCCGTAATCGCAAGCTTACGTTAGGAATCCGAGGAGAAGATATCAAAGTGGATAACTTAAATCTTGATACCTTCAAAGATGGCATTATGCATGCGACGATCAATGATACAGAAATTATGGGTAATGAAAATAACTTATATTTCACTTTTGGTAATGCGAATGTTGTAGCCCGTGTTTCTAAATACGATGTGAAGAATATCGGTGATGATTTATCATTCATCTTTGAACCAGCGCATATCCATTTCTTTGATGCTGAAACGGAAGAAACATTAATTTAA
- a CDS encoding carbohydrate ABC transporter permease gives MQTKKQRTLNWILVVIMLAASLLFLFPLVWMIVNSFKGDAAIAHDMHSFAAFLPPVITKGFLNNYTKILFHTDFLRYLVNTVLYAFIMVVLGIIVNGLAGYALAKIDFPFRDRWLLVIMLLMIVPMESIITIHFFFIAKLGLLNTILGLILPGIVSPFNIFLFRQVFISLPDDIYEAAQLDHCSPIKYFFTMVLPMSKSAVATVGVMTFLGVWNDYLWPSLVFTSNKLLTVQIGLNAITSNDNTTMGMKLAVITLVTIPVIIIYALFSKQIVEGVVSTGSKEG, from the coding sequence ATGCAGACAAAAAAGCAAAGAACGCTTAATTGGATCTTAGTTGTAATTATGTTAGCGGCCTCGCTGTTATTCTTATTCCCTTTAGTGTGGATGATTGTGAACTCATTTAAAGGGGATGCAGCGATCGCCCATGATATGCATAGCTTTGCGGCCTTTCTGCCGCCAGTGATTACCAAGGGCTTTTTAAACAACTATACAAAGATTTTGTTCCATACGGATTTCCTCCGCTATTTAGTGAACACTGTTCTCTATGCCTTTATCATGGTGGTCTTAGGGATTATCGTCAATGGGTTAGCCGGCTACGCGTTAGCGAAGATCGACTTCCCATTCCGCGATCGCTGGTTATTGGTGATTATGCTCTTAATGATTGTGCCAATGGAATCCATCATTACCATTCATTTCTTCTTTATTGCAAAATTAGGCTTACTTAATACGATTCTTGGTTTAATCTTACCGGGGATTGTCAGTCCATTTAATATCTTCTTATTCAGACAGGTCTTTATTTCGCTGCCTGATGATATTTACGAAGCAGCGCAGTTAGATCATTGCAGTCCGATCAAATATTTCTTTACGATGGTTTTACCAATGAGTAAATCAGCGGTCGCAACGGTTGGGGTTATGACCTTCTTAGGAGTATGGAATGATTATCTCTGGCCATCATTAGTCTTTACATCAAATAAACTGTTAACTGTTCAGATTGGTTTAAATGCCATTACCTCAAATGATAATACGACGATGGGGATGAAATTAGCAGTTATCACTTTAGTCACAATTCCTGTGATCATTATCTACGCATTATTCTCAAAACAAATTGTTGAAGGGGTCGTATCGACCGGCAGTAAGGAGGGCTAA
- a CDS encoding carbohydrate ABC transporter permease, with product MNRKKQSIMGMTFFGPALVLLSVFLFIPMILTLIFSFTDFFALNPSLTHFTGLSNYFQIFKDDDFRMAFFNTWKFVLIIVPLQGLGALGLAMLINKVTHFKGYFKVAFFLPVVMSLAVVSTLWIQIYSPEGILNAILGNFGISAQPFINSSSQALPSIAIMSAWQGVGMQMIIFLGGLQGINPALYEAAEMDHASAWQKFKDITLPELKPLCVFVFITITIGAFRMLVQPMIMTGGGPSHSTYTMVYDIYETGTVNWELGLASTMAIIFAIFVMILTVIQTIVTRDKKEVDTHADKKAKNA from the coding sequence ATGAACAGAAAAAAACAATCGATTATGGGAATGACGTTCTTTGGTCCAGCTTTGGTGCTGCTAAGTGTCTTCCTGTTTATTCCAATGATTCTTACCTTAATCTTCAGTTTTACTGATTTCTTTGCCTTAAACCCGAGCTTAACGCATTTTACCGGTTTAAGTAACTACTTCCAGATTTTCAAAGATGATGATTTCCGCATGGCTTTCTTTAATACCTGGAAATTCGTGCTCATCATCGTACCACTGCAGGGTTTAGGTGCGTTAGGCTTAGCGATGCTGATTAATAAAGTAACGCACTTTAAAGGCTACTTTAAAGTGGCGTTCTTCCTGCCAGTGGTTATGTCATTAGCCGTTGTCTCGACATTATGGATTCAGATCTATTCACCAGAAGGGATCCTCAATGCGATCTTAGGAAACTTTGGTATTTCTGCTCAGCCGTTTATTAACAGTTCTTCACAGGCTTTACCTTCAATCGCCATCATGAGTGCATGGCAGGGGGTCGGCATGCAGATGATTATCTTCTTAGGCGGTCTGCAGGGGATTAACCCAGCGCTTTATGAAGCAGCGGAAATGGATCATGCCAGCGCATGGCAGAAATTTAAAGATATTACTTTACCTGAACTTAAACCATTATGTGTGTTCGTCTTCATTACCATTACTATTGGTGCTTTCAGAATGTTAGTTCAGCCAATGATCATGACCGGTGGCGGACCTTCACATTCAACGTATACGATGGTTTACGATATTTATGAAACTGGGACAGTGAACTGGGAACTTGGTTTAGCAAGTACCATGGCCATTATCTTCGCTATCTTCGTTATGATTCTGACCGTTATTCAGACGATTGTCACAAGAGATAAAAAGGAGGTCGACACTCATGCAGACAAAAAAGCAAAGAACGCTTAA
- a CDS encoding ABC transporter substrate-binding protein, protein MVKKKLLSFVLAGTMGLTLTGCGTKSDPTPGSIKGYDQGEQYVSIWVHSIEDTPEGHVYRESVNAFNKKYNGKYFADIEFIPRNDSGGGYSDKINASVMSGGLPDVLTVDGPNVASYAANKIIQPLAPLTKKEKSIYLPSILDQGTYQNKLYALGVMESSVGLYYNKDILKKAGIKVPDQNHPWTFSEFLTILQKVKKYTDQVKGYPLDMTFPVGEATIYYYAPFFWSNGGDLVSKNGLKADGYFNSQQNLKTIQYFKTLLAHKYMSKVAVANLFEEGRAAFKFDGAWEVNTVRTQFKKLNIGVAPYIVGDSWKGEKYTPTGSWAFAMSSKCKHKEAATKLVQYMSGIDSGKRIWSETKTFPSTYKAYAAFDDFDKDPEYKALYTQLKTYGHPRPKTPVYPQVSTSFQQVLENSVLSGMDAKTQQDKAVERINAKLKRYTM, encoded by the coding sequence ATGGTGAAAAAGAAGCTGTTGTCATTTGTCCTGGCAGGTACGATGGGACTGACATTAACAGGCTGTGGGACAAAGAGTGATCCAACGCCTGGCAGTATCAAAGGTTATGATCAAGGGGAACAGTATGTTTCAATCTGGGTACATAGTATTGAAGATACGCCTGAAGGTCATGTTTACCGTGAATCTGTCAATGCTTTTAATAAAAAGTATAATGGCAAATATTTCGCGGACATTGAATTTATTCCAAGAAATGATAGTGGGGGCGGTTATAGTGATAAGATCAACGCTTCCGTTATGTCAGGTGGGCTGCCTGATGTGTTAACGGTCGATGGTCCAAACGTTGCTTCTTATGCGGCGAACAAGATTATCCAGCCGTTAGCGCCATTAACGAAGAAGGAAAAGTCAATTTACTTACCTTCAATTCTTGATCAGGGCACTTATCAGAATAAGTTATATGCTTTAGGGGTTATGGAATCAAGTGTGGGACTCTACTACAATAAGGATATTTTGAAGAAAGCGGGCATTAAAGTGCCTGATCAGAATCATCCATGGACCTTCAGTGAATTCCTGACAATCTTACAGAAAGTCAAGAAGTATACCGATCAGGTGAAAGGTTATCCATTAGATATGACCTTCCCAGTTGGGGAAGCGACCATTTATTACTATGCGCCATTTTTCTGGAGTAATGGCGGTGATCTGGTTTCTAAGAATGGTTTGAAAGCCGATGGCTATTTCAATTCACAGCAGAACTTAAAAACGATTCAGTATTTCAAAACATTACTTGCTCACAAGTATATGTCGAAAGTAGCCGTTGCAAACTTATTTGAAGAAGGTCGGGCGGCCTTTAAGTTTGATGGGGCTTGGGAAGTTAATACCGTGCGCACACAGTTCAAGAAGCTCAATATTGGGGTTGCTCCTTATATTGTCGGTGACTCATGGAAAGGTGAAAAATATACGCCAACGGGATCTTGGGCTTTTGCGATGTCTTCAAAGTGTAAACATAAAGAAGCAGCGACGAAGCTGGTGCAGTATATGAGCGGAATCGATAGCGGAAAACGGATCTGGAGTGAAACGAAAACATTCCCATCAACTTACAAAGCTTATGCCGCGTTTGATGATTTTGATAAAGATCCTGAATACAAAGCCTTATATACACAGTTAAAAACATATGGTCATCCAAGACCTAAAACACCAGTCTATCCACAGGTCAGCACCTCTTTCCAGCAAGTCTTAGAAAATAGTGTGTTAAGTGGAATGGACGCAAAAACACAGCAGGATAAAGCTGTAGAAAGGATCAACGCCAAATTAAAGCGCTATACGATGTAA